In the genome of Bosea sp. BIWAKO-01, the window CGGCGTAGGGTTTGCCGGTCGCCGCACCTGCATGCCCCAAAAGCCCTTCACGCACCTGCGAAGAACACAGCGAACACGACGTCATCCAAAGCGTATCCGGCTGGATCACCCGGTCGAACGATGCTGCTGGAATATGCCTCCGGTCCAAATTGGGACCGTCAATCATAAAATCCAGGGAGGTTACTCATGGTCATGCGACGTATTTGCCATTTTCGCACTACGCCCTGCGCGCGGGCAGCGGGTGAGAGCGGTCGCGCGAGCGGTCATCTGGGAACCGTGGCGCTGGTCGCGCTGCCGCTGCTCCTCGCAGCAGGCGCAGCCCAGGCCGCGTCATCGGAGGGGTGCGAGGGCGGCGGCTTTACCGTGCTGGGACGCACGCAGAACGCCACTATCCCCGCCAGCGCTCTTGGGACGAGTTTTCGGGTGCAGGGCAAATATGCCCAATTCGATGTCGACTCGGCGACCCTCGGCATCCGCAACTTCACGATGACCGGCGCGCCAAACCCGCTCGACATCACGGGCGGAGTGCCGACGCCGGTCTACGCCAGCAAGCTGCCCGACCATCGTGGGCTGACACTGACCAGCTCCCTCACCGTCGAGATCACGGGGGAAGCGATCGAGATCGGGCGAACGGGCAGCAACCTTGCCATGAAGATCCAGGCCAAGGACTGCGCCAATGGCGGCATCTTCCAGATGGAGGTGGAGCGTCAGGACGGCACGCCGACCCTCTTCACCCATATCCTGGCGGAAGGCGCCAACCCTCAGCTGAAGGCGTTCTATTTCGACAATCGCAACTTCCGGAACCGGGAAGGCGACGAGGTTCCCTACAAGGACATCACGGTCACCGTCTCAGCCCGCGTCAATTTCGGCAATAACTTCTCCCGCAAGTTCGTCGGCAGGGACAGCCCTCAGGTTGCCACGCGCAGGTCGGAACCGGACTGCGTGAACCTGATCGCCACCCGCGTTCCCAACAGCCCCGCGACCGTGCGTCATTGCGGCGGCGTGTCCCGCTGGGACGTGGCGAGTGGCGGCCGCATGGGCCAGGTGATGGGCGAGGATGCGGTCGAGGTCGCTCCGCCAGCCACGGAATGCGTCAAGAAATGCCAGGCGCAGAACCGGGTTCGCGGCCGGTCAACGGTCCTTGGCTTCCCCTTCCCGGTCAATCCCGAAGACCAGCTCCAGCCGCGCTTCCCGCGGCAACAGCAGGCGGGCGCAACGCAGACGGTTGCGACGAACCCGCAATAGGCGGGCACGTCCAGGCAGCCCGAGCCCTATGGCGAGCGCGCCACCCGCGCTCGCCGGCGATCATTTTTGAAAGCGTCGAACATGCCAATCGAAATCCCGCATGAGAATCCGGGAATTGAAAGACGACCTAGCTCTTCAGCGTCCCGGCAGCCTCCCTTTGTGGAAGCAGAGCGTTCGGCGCAGGAACTGCTCAGGCGCCTGAGGGAGGCCGATCGAGGTGGCCCATCTGGCCCCACCCATGAGGTCCTGTTCTTCGGCGATCTCGTTGGCCGCCTCAGTTCGAAACGCCGGGCGGCTCTGAAGGCATCCCCACGCGGCAGGACCGATGGGCTGGCGAAACCCGCCGTGCGATAGCGGGATTGAGCGGCCGATGCCCAAACCAGTGCCCCGCCGTTCCGGCAGAAGCGGCGGGGCTCAGGCCGATCGTGGCGCCTCTGGCTCCACAGCCTGCGCGCGATTCAAGGCGCGCGGTAGGTATGAGCCCCCGGCGCTTGTGAGCCCCGGCGCTAGGGATGCGCCCTGAACTTCTCGAGCGTACGCCGCATCAGGTCCTCGTCATCGATGGCGATCATCACCAGGTTCGCCACGATATAGGCCAGTCTCTGTCGTTCGCGCTCAAGGTCCTGGCCAGTGTCGAGGCCGGGCCTGATCTTGTCCCAGGCCGCATCCAAGGCCGCCTGCGCGCGCGCAATGTCCACCGGATCCGTGAGCGATGAGAATGGCATCGTCGCTCCCCCCAACACCAGGCTCCATCGAAAATCTGGCCATCGCGCTTAAAAATGCAAGCTCTCCGGTCGCCGACAAAAAGCCCGCCACCCCTTTTGGAGTGGCGGGCAGTGCCTTGGGATCTCTGGGAGATGCCGGGACAACCCGCAGCGTCGGCACTTGTTCCCACGACAACCGCCACTTCTGCTGGCGCGCCAGAGCCTCAGCATCGCTCAGCCGGCCGGGAACGCAGGCGCGGCCCGGCCGTTGATCTCCGTCCGCCCTTTCAAAGGAGGTGCATCATCATGCCGGCGAAATCCAAAGCCCAGCAGAAGGCCGCGGGAGCGGCGCTCGCCGCCAAGCGCGGCGAGATCAAGACCAGCGAGCTGAAGGGTGCGTCCAAATCGATGGCGAAGTCGATGACCGAAGAGGAACTGCACGACATGGCTTCGACCAAACGCAAGGGCAAACCCGAACACGTGCCCGAGGCGCACTGACCCTCGCCGCATCGCCCGGGTGATCGCATGTCGATGGCCACCTGGCGTGAATGCGGCGGCGAATTGTCGATCGAGCACGGACGCCTGCGGTCAGCGGCTGTCAGCCGGGCGCTTCGTGCGTCGTGGAAGCGTTGGCGCGTTCGCCGCCGTGGCATCGAATTGTTGAACGGCCCGCTCCGCGAGCTGGCCGATGCTTCCCTCCCCCCAGAGCCCGACCACGATATAGCTCAGGCGTTCCCGTTGTAAGGGCGCCCTCGACCGTTCGATCTCTCCGCGTGCGTGGATCTGGCCCCACGCAGTCTCGAACGCTGCCACGATGACAGCGATTTCTTCTGGCGTGGCGACAATCGAATGGAACGGCATCGACCTTCCCCTGGACGGGAAGTGAGCGCGGCGCCCCCCTCAAATGCAAGTGCAAATATTGACGCGGAATCGTTTTGGCCGACCTGAAAGGCCGGAGCCGTGCGGGTGGGCGGCCGCCCCCCTCAACGCGCCCGAGCGGGCGCGCGCTTTCTGCCCCGACCGCGTCGGTCCATGGCGAGCTTGGCGAGCACGCAGCCGAACACCGCGATCATCAGGGGCGGCGTCCGCAACCGCGCGATCAGGAACCCGAGCGGAACGGCAAACTGCTTGGGGTACTTTCCTTCGGCAATGTCGCGAGCCAGCCATAACCCGACGAGATGAACGAGGGCGCGCATGCATCTTCCCTTCCGCAAACCATGAAACGACCGCACAAGGACAGTTTTGCCCCGTGCGTTGAACGGCGCTACTGCCGCCGCTGACGGGGCGCACCCGGCTTCGCCGGGCTCTGGACCGCGACCGGGTCGCTCGCCGGAAATGTCTCCTTCAGCGCCTTGTCGAGCCGCTGATCTGCGGTGACTTCGCGCCCAGCCCTGCGTTGCGCGTGTTGTTCCTTACGGAGGCTCTCAACCGCCGGGTTCGTGTCTGGGCGCATCGCTCGTCTCCATTTCCGTGTCATCGTCGACAGGGGCGTCCAGGGGTAACGTCGCGCGGTTTGATCCGTTCCACCGCGATCTCAGTCGAGGACGCTGCCCGGGCCGTCGCGCACCAAGCCATCGCGAACAAAGTGACGGGGTTTGACGTTCACCCCATGATCCGGGCGGGCAGTGCCTCCCGCAGCCAGGCAGGAGAACCGCATATGGCGATCAAGCGCCCCGTCAGTCTCATCGCCGGCGTCGCAGCCTCGGCGCTCGCGCTCGCCGCTTGCGACAGTCGCTCCACCCTGCCCGAGGGGGCCGGCTACGGCCCCAACCCGACATTGCCTGAGCCCAGGACGACATGGTTTCCGACCGTAAAGATCGCTGATGCGATCGGCTGGAAGCTGGGTGAGAAGCCGACCACGCCGAGCGGCGGACAGGTGACGGCTTACGCCACGGGGTTGCAGCACCCGCGCTGGCTCTATGAACTGCCCAATGGCGATGTGCTCGTGGCGGAAAGCGACGCACCACCGAAGCCGCCGGAAAAGAGCGGGGGCATCCGCGGCTGGGTGCAGGGTCTCTTCATGAAGAAGGCTGGGTCGCAGACGCTCAGCGCCAACCGGATCACGCTGTTGCGCGACGCCGATGGCGATGGCGTCGCCGAGACGAAGAGCGTCTTCCTGGAGAACCTCACCTCGCCCTTCGGCATGGCCCTGATCGGCGAGCAGCTCTACATCGCCAATGCCGATGCACTTGTCCGCGTCCCCTATCAGCAAGGCGAAACCAAAAGTGCGGGCGCGCCGGTGAAGGTCGCCGACCTGCCCGCCGGCCGGAACCACCATTGGACGAAGAGCCTGACCGCCAGCGCCGACGGCTCGAAGCTCTATGTCGGCGTCGGCTCGAACTCCAATGTCGCCGAGAACGGCATGGCGGAAGAGGAGCGGCGCGCGGCCGTGCTCGAGATCGACCCGGCGACGGGAGCGACGCAGGTCTTTGCGACAGGCTTGCGCAACCCTGTCGGGATCGGCTGGAACCCCGTGACCAGGGAACTCTGGGTGGCGGTCAACGAGCGCGACGAGATCGGCGACGACCTCGTGCCGGACTACATGACCTCGGTAAAGCGCGGCGGCTTCTATGGCTGGCCCTACAGCTATTATGGCCAGCATCTCGACAGGCGCGTCGAGCCCCAGAAGCCGGAACTGGTCGCCAGGGCGATCAAACCGGATTACGCGCTGGGCTCGCATACCGCCTCGCTCGGGCTTGGCTTCGTGCCGCCGGGCCGCCTCGGCCCGCCCTATCAGGGCGGCGCCTTCATCGGCCAGCACGGTTCATGGAACCGCTCGCGCCCGGTCGGCTATCGCGTGATCTTCGTCCCCTTCAAAGATGGCAAGCCCGCCGGCACGCCGCAGGAAATCCTCTCCGGGTTCCTGAACGAGAAGGGCGAGGCACGGGGACGCCCCGTCGGCGTGCTGATCGATCGGCGCGGCGGTCTGCTGGTGGCCGACGATGTCGGCAATACGGTCTGGCGCGTGGCGCTACCGTCGGGCTGAGGCTGCGCCCGGTGTCCCCCCAGGCGAGCGGCATGTGGTGGCGGTCAGATCCGGCCGCGCGAGACCAGCCGCCGCCCCTGCCTTAAGGTTATGAAGATGACTTGATTGAGTATCCGCCAGAAGGGGCATTACGCTGAGCCTGGCTGACCTGAAACGAACCCCAGGACTGACGATGATCTCGCTGACGCTGTCCGACGGATCTCCGGTTCAACTTCTCCCACGCCGGGTCGCCCGGATCAGGAGGGCTGTTCCCGGGGATGGCGACCCTCAGGCCAAGACCCGCATCGATTGCGTCGATGTCCTGCTGGTGGTCGAACTGCCGGACTATGTCGCCGCCGTCGTCGGCGAGAAACTCCCGACGCTTGCCGAACTCGCCCTGCCCGATGGATCGCCGGTCTGGTTCGATGCCGAGAAGGCATCAGGGCCGCTTCCGCTCGAATCCAGACACCAGGCGGACGGAGTTGCATCGTCCCTTCACATCAGCGGCAAGCGGCAGTTCGTCGGCAGTTCCCATGAAGACGTCGCCGAGGTGATATCCTCCGCCGGCGGATCCGCACTCCCGATCCCGCGGGCCGGTCTGTTCAGCAAGGCGATCGGTCTGGTTCACTCGATCCGCGACATCCGATCCCAGGAGAGGGAATGGGACTAGGTTCAGGGGATCTGGCGCCTGCGCCAGGCCTTCGAGGGGCCGGCCGCGACACCCCGATCAGATCGCTCACGGCAGCGCCTCCGCGCGTTGCCGTTTAAATCAACCGGCCGCCGCCAGCGCACGCCGCTTCATTGGCGCTACGCCTTGTTCGTCAGGACGGAGTGTCAGAACCGAGACGCCGGCCCCCGTAACGGCAACGGTGTGCTCGAACTGAGCGGACAGCGAGCCGTCTCTCGTCACGACGGTCCAGCCGTCAGCCTCGGTCCTCACGCTACTCCGGCCGCGATTGAGCATCGGCTCGATCGTGAAAACCATGCCCTCGCGGAGGGCGAGGCCGGTTCCCGGCTTTCCGAAATGCAAGACCTGCGGTTCCTCGTGCATCTCCCGGCCGATGCCGTGACCGCAATACTCGCGCACCACGGAATAACCGCTCCGCTTGGCATGCCGCTCGATCGCCCAGCCGATATCGCCGAGCCGCGCGCCCGGCCGAACCGCCTTGATGCCCATCCACATCGCTTCGTAGGTGGTCTGGACCAGCCTCCTTGCGGCGGGATTCACCTCGCCGACGAGATAGGTTTTGCTGGAATCCGCGATATAGCCGTTCTTCTCGAGCGTGATGTCGAAATTGACGATGTCCCCGTCCCGAAGCACGGTCGTTTCAGATGGAACACCGTGGCAAACCACATCGTTCACCGAAGCATTCAACACAAAATCATAGCCATATTGGCCCTTGCTCGCAGGTCGGGCCTGGAGATCATGGACAATGAAGTGCTCGACCAATTCATTGACCTGAAGTGTCGACAGGCCGGCGAGCACAGTTCGATCCAGCATGCCGAACACGGAGGCCAGCAACCTCCCGGATTCGGCCAGCAATGCCAGCTCGCGAGGCTGCTTCGTCATGCGTCAGTCTCCGCCAGCGGCTGAGCCTTGACGCCTGCGGCACTCAGTTCGCGCTCGATGATCTCAGGGAAACTGAGCCCCGGATTGGTCTCGCAGAGCATTCCGAGCTTGATCCAGTAGGCAGCCTGCGCATTGATCGACCGAAACGACACTTTGCTCGCCCGGCGCAGTTGATCGTGCAGGTCATCATCGATGTTCACGATGCCCATCGGGGCCTCCATATATGCTTCATATATGGAACGTATATAATCCGAAAATGCGAAAGCCAAGTGGCAGCATCGCACGCGCCCGATGCGAGCCGCCTGACACCGATCCGGAGAAAGCATGACGTATCGCACAGCGTGGTATGACCGCCGCCGGGCAAGCAATCCGCAAGGTCCCGCCCGCAAATATCCGGATCGACTTTGGTCGGATGACGCATCCGACGAGTTGTGACACCTTCAGCGCCACCGATGGCCTCAGTATGGATTTATAATTCTCCTTCAGCCGAACGGGGCGGGACAAGAGGTGACGATCAATCCTTGGCTCATGGCGGAACAATTCGAGTCCGTGAACTGCACGGTTGCTGTCTGGACGGGTGAGAGTCCCACCGCAACTTTCATCGGCATACGCGCGGCTGCGCGCTATGCAAATGCAGCCTTTCTGGGTGGCGCAATCGTGGAGATCATCATCGATCACACCAATGGTTGCGCCATCATCATCCGGGATGACGACCTGATCGCGCTGCTCGAATACGCGGCCTTCAACTAGGCCTCGCAGACGGTGTCAGCGCCGTATCCCTTGTCGGCGAGAAGTGTTTCGATCCTATCGTAGATCATGCTCAGGAGCGACGCCAAGCCCTTGATGTCGTGGGTTTCTCCACCCGTCTGGACAAATCCGAGGCGACGTCCCCTGGCGGCGCCGCAGGCGTGGAGCCTGGCGGTGAGGCCGCCGCGCGATTGGCCAAGCGCCTCGGCTTTTTGAGTCCCCCTCTTTATGCCGCCTGCGCAGTGATCCGCCGGACGATGATAGTGTCGATCATGTCAGCGGAG includes:
- the map gene encoding type I methionyl aminopeptidase, which produces MTKQPRELALLAESGRLLASVFGMLDRTVLAGLSTLQVNELVEHFIVHDLQARPASKGQYGYDFVLNASVNDVVCHGVPSETTVLRDGDIVNFDITLEKNGYIADSSKTYLVGEVNPAARRLVQTTYEAMWMGIKAVRPGARLGDIGWAIERHAKRSGYSVVREYCGHGIGREMHEEPQVLHFGKPGTGLALREGMVFTIEPMLNRGRSSVRTEADGWTVVTRDGSLSAQFEHTVAVTGAGVSVLTLRPDEQGVAPMKRRALAAAG
- a CDS encoding ParD-like family protein, encoding MGIVNIDDDLHDQLRRASKVSFRSINAQAAYWIKLGMLCETNPGLSFPEIIERELSAAGVKAQPLAETDA
- a CDS encoding sorbosone dehydrogenase family protein, yielding MAIKRPVSLIAGVAASALALAACDSRSTLPEGAGYGPNPTLPEPRTTWFPTVKIADAIGWKLGEKPTTPSGGQVTAYATGLQHPRWLYELPNGDVLVAESDAPPKPPEKSGGIRGWVQGLFMKKAGSQTLSANRITLLRDADGDGVAETKSVFLENLTSPFGMALIGEQLYIANADALVRVPYQQGETKSAGAPVKVADLPAGRNHHWTKSLTASADGSKLYVGVGSNSNVAENGMAEEERRAAVLEIDPATGATQVFATGLRNPVGIGWNPVTRELWVAVNERDEIGDDLVPDYMTSVKRGGFYGWPYSYYGQHLDRRVEPQKPELVARAIKPDYALGSHTASLGLGFVPPGRLGPPYQGGAFIGQHGSWNRSRPVGYRVIFVPFKDGKPAGTPQEILSGFLNEKGEARGRPVGVLIDRRGGLLVADDVGNTVWRVALPSG
- a CDS encoding DUF3008 family protein, with the translated sequence MPAKSKAQQKAAGAALAAKRGEIKTSELKGASKSMAKSMTEEELHDMASTKRKGKPEHVPEAH